A part of Pseudomonas leptonychotis genomic DNA contains:
- a CDS encoding addiction module protein yields MSLQKIEAEALHLPKKERAQLIQRLVLSLDAPSEEELRSDWLLEAQRRAEELDSGAVQAVPGDEVMKKARALIR; encoded by the coding sequence ATGAGTCTGCAGAAAATTGAGGCTGAAGCTCTGCACCTTCCCAAGAAGGAGCGGGCGCAGTTGATCCAACGTTTGGTCTTGAGTCTGGACGCACCCTCAGAAGAAGAGCTTCGCTCAGACTGGTTGCTTGAGGCGCAACGGCGAGCAGAAGAGCTTGATAGTGGCGCGGTTCAGGCTGTGCCCGGTGATGAGGTGATGAAGAAGGCCAGAGCCTTGATTCGATGA
- a CDS encoding type II toxin-antitoxin system RelE/ParE family toxin produces MNYSFHPAAEAEFLESVGYYESKVPGLGAAFITEFESLAALIAESPKAWRVELEPDICSVPLQRFPLSIVYRENSDGFQVLAIAHHRRRPQYWLGRF; encoded by the coding sequence ATGAATTATTCTTTTCACCCGGCAGCGGAGGCCGAGTTTCTGGAGTCAGTCGGTTATTACGAATCGAAGGTTCCTGGATTGGGTGCGGCTTTCATCACGGAGTTCGAGTCCCTGGCCGCATTGATTGCTGAGTCACCCAAAGCCTGGCGTGTTGAGCTTGAGCCAGATATTTGCAGCGTACCCCTCCAGCGCTTTCCGTTATCCATCGTTTACCGGGAAAACTCTGACGGTTTTCAGGTGCTGGCTATTGCCCATCACCGCCGTCGCCCGCAGTACTGGCTCGGTAGGTTTTAA